In Burkholderia lata, the DNA window TCCGTGCGCTGCGCGAGCGCCGTGTGCGCGTGCTGGTGGCCACCGACGTCGCGGCACGCGGCATCGACATCCCGGGCATCACGCACGTGTTCAACTACGACCTGCCGAAGTTCGCGGAAGACTACGTGCACCGTATCGGCCGTACCGGCCGTGCGGGCCGTTCGGGCACGGCAGTGAGCCTCGTGCACCACGCCGAGCAAGGCGCGCTCAAGCGCATCGAGCGCTTCGTGCGCGCGCCGCTGCCGGTCAACGTGATCGAAGGTTTCGAGCCGCGCAAGGCGCCCCCGCGCAACGGCGGCAACGGCGGCCGCGGCCGTCCGGGCGGCGGTAACGGCGGTCGTCGTTTCGGCGGCAAGCCGGGCGGCGGCTATGGTGGCAACGGTAACGGCAACGGCCGCAGCTACGGCGGCGGCAATGGCGGTGGCTGGAGCGGCAAGCCGGGCGGCAGCCGTGACGGCGGCCCGCGTCGCGACGGCCAACGTAGCGGCGGCCCGCGTCGCAGCAATTCCGCGTCGTAAGCACGCACGAGCGGCCACTACGGCCGCTCACGGAGGGCAGACCCGCGGATAACCGCCCCTGCCCGTCCAGCCAACCGGCGCATCTGCGCCGGTTTTTTTTCGCCCCGCCCCACATTTCACGATGCGGAAAATTTTTTTGTGTCGTAAAAAATCATGCTGCGCGGCACAACCCGGACGATTGCGGGATGGGAAAAAGCATTTCTTATCCCGAAATTACAATTTCAAGATATTGATTTAAAACAACTAAAAATTTACCCCACTCCCCGGAAAGCCCCCTGTCCCGCTCCGGTCGATTTGCCTAGACTCTTATACAAGACCTCACGAACCGGAATCCACCGCTCCCGGCTTCGAGAACAGCGTCACCACCGTCAGATTCAATCCATCAGGCATCGCACCGCATCAAGGAGCTCATCATGTCGCGTCAGCAACAGGCACAGGAACTGCAACAGCAATGGGAATCCGATCCGCGCTGGAAAGGCATCAAGCGCAGCTACACAGCTGAGGACGTGGTCCGCCTGCGTGGTTCGATCCCGATCGAGCACACGCTCGCCAAGCGCGGTGCGGAAAAGCTGTGGAGCCTTGTCAACAACGAGCCGTTCGTCAACGCACTCGGTGCACTGACCGGCAACCAGGCGATGCAGCAGGTGAAGGCCGGCCTCAAGGCCATCTACCTGTCCGGCTGGCAAGTGGCCGGCGACGCGAACGTCGCGGGCGAAATGTACCCGGACCAGTCGCTCTACCCGGCAAACTCGGTGCCGCTCGTCGTGAAGCGCATCAACAACACGCTGACGCGCGCCGACCAGATCCAGTGGTCGGAAGGCAAGAACCCGGGCGACGAAGGCTACGTCGATTTCTTCGCACCGATCGTCGCTGACGCGGAAGCCGGTTTCGGCGGCGTGCTGAACGCATTCGAACTGATGAAGGCGATGATCGAATCCGGCGCATCGGGCGTCCACTTCGAGGACCAGCTCGCGTCGGTGAAGAAGTGCGGCCACATGGGCGGCAAGGTGCTCGTGCCGACGCGTGAAGCGGTCGCGAAGCTGTCGGCTGCACGTCTCGCGGCCGACGTGATGGGCACGTCGACCCTGCTGGTCGCCCGCACCGACGCGGAAGCAGCCGACCTGATCACGTCCGACGTCGACGACAACGACAAGCCGTTCCTGACGGGCGAGCGCACGGTCGAAGGCTTCTTCCGCACGAAGCCGGGCATCGAGCAGGCGATCTCGCGCGGTCTCGCGTACGCGCCGTACGCCGACCTCGTCTGGTGCGAAACGGGCAAGCCGGATCTCGAGTACGCGAAGAAATTCGCGGAAGCGATCCACAAGCAGTTCCCGGGCAAGATGCTGTCGTACAACTGCTCGCCGTCGTTCAACTGGAAGAAGAACCTCGACGACGCGACGATCGCGAAGTTCCAGAAGGAACTCGGCGCGATGGGCTACAAGT includes these proteins:
- the aceA gene encoding isocitrate lyase yields the protein MSRQQQAQELQQQWESDPRWKGIKRSYTAEDVVRLRGSIPIEHTLAKRGAEKLWSLVNNEPFVNALGALTGNQAMQQVKAGLKAIYLSGWQVAGDANVAGEMYPDQSLYPANSVPLVVKRINNTLTRADQIQWSEGKNPGDEGYVDFFAPIVADAEAGFGGVLNAFELMKAMIESGASGVHFEDQLASVKKCGHMGGKVLVPTREAVAKLSAARLAADVMGTSTLLVARTDAEAADLITSDVDDNDKPFLTGERTVEGFFRTKPGIEQAISRGLAYAPYADLVWCETGKPDLEYAKKFAEAIHKQFPGKMLSYNCSPSFNWKKNLDDATIAKFQKELGAMGYKFQFITLAGFHALNYSMFNLAHGYARTQMSAFVELQQAEFAAADKGFTAVKHQREVGTGYFDAVTQTVEREASTTALHGSTEDEQFFDGKKVA